A genomic stretch from Kovacikia minuta CCNUW1 includes:
- a CDS encoding HAD-IC family P-type ATPase, whose protein sequence is MLLFAYSSTVTQMQDAAGNPVLPPNLQPLGILLFGDELRHDARETLEEFRQAGIQIKVISGDNPVTVAALAKQAGLSNDIIAVSGQDLAQMNDAEFTQTAEDGTIFGRITPEQKARLVKSLQSRGHYVAMMGDGVNDVLSLKQANVGIAMESGSQATRGVADIMLIKDSFSALPKTFLEGQRIKNGIADISKLFMVRIFSFILVIIALGMITFSFPFGIKTSTIVTLLTVGIPPFFVTLWAKPGKQETGGGNSFLHFVVPATLTLSLASILVYVYFLAGNFKPFLAWASGAITFEQLTQLITPQNFSTAQAIAETALITMQVFAGLLLLPFLKPPTAIWVGGERLSRDWRFTILAGLVFIGYLLLLTVPFLRHFFELQPLSFNAIFGIGLVAILWALGVRSVWRYRLLDRFLGIKISPF, encoded by the coding sequence GTGTTGCTGTTTGCCTACAGTTCTACCGTAACCCAAATGCAAGATGCAGCAGGAAACCCAGTCCTACCCCCCAACCTGCAACCGTTGGGCATTCTGTTGTTTGGGGATGAGTTGCGCCACGATGCACGAGAAACCCTGGAAGAATTTCGGCAGGCAGGAATTCAAATCAAAGTCATTTCTGGGGATAACCCCGTTACAGTGGCAGCCCTGGCAAAGCAAGCCGGACTGAGTAATGACATCATTGCCGTCTCCGGTCAGGATTTGGCGCAGATGAATGATGCGGAGTTTACCCAAACGGCGGAAGATGGCACCATTTTTGGACGGATTACGCCGGAGCAAAAAGCTCGGTTGGTGAAAAGTTTGCAATCCCGTGGGCACTATGTTGCCATGATGGGGGATGGGGTAAATGATGTGCTGTCATTGAAACAGGCAAATGTGGGAATTGCGATGGAAAGTGGCAGTCAGGCAACCCGTGGTGTTGCGGATATCATGCTGATCAAAGACTCCTTTAGCGCGCTCCCTAAAACGTTTTTGGAAGGTCAGCGAATTAAAAACGGCATCGCGGACATCAGCAAACTATTCATGGTGCGGATCTTTTCATTCATCCTGGTGATCATTGCTTTGGGGATGATTACGTTCTCGTTTCCCTTCGGAATTAAAACCAGCACGATCGTTACCCTGCTAACAGTTGGCATTCCGCCCTTTTTCGTGACACTGTGGGCAAAACCAGGTAAACAGGAAACGGGCGGGGGAAATTCGTTTTTGCATTTTGTTGTACCCGCAACCCTGACTCTCTCCCTCGCCAGCATTCTGGTTTATGTTTACTTTTTGGCGGGTAACTTTAAACCTTTTCTGGCTTGGGCTAGCGGTGCTATCACCTTTGAGCAACTGACCCAACTGATTACGCCCCAAAATTTCAGCACAGCCCAGGCGATCGCTGAAACGGCTTTAATTACCATGCAGGTGTTCGCTGGATTGTTGCTGTTGCCCTTCCTCAAACCACCCACGGCTATCTGGGTTGGAGGCGAACGGTTAAGCCGAGATTGGCGGTTTACCATTCTGGCTGGGCTGGTTTTTATCGGGTATCTGCTGCTGTTGACCGTGCCATTTCTGCGGCACTTCTTTGAACTGCAACCCCTCAGTTTTAATGCCATCTTTGGCATTGGTTTAGTGGCAATACTGTGGGCATTAGGGGTGCGATCGGTGTGGCGCTATCGCCTGCTTGATCGGTTTTTGGGAATTAAAATCAGTCCCTTTTGA